A genome region from Deinococcus sp. KNUC1210 includes the following:
- a CDS encoding ABC transporter ATP-binding protein — MTVATRTPDVAHRNLKALPAMGDTLLEVNKLQKFFPIRGGLLSRVVANVQAVDRVTFKLKRGEVVGVVGESGSGKTVMGRTILRLLEPTGGEVIFNGTDITKLSKNDLRDYRREMQVIFQDPFASLNPRMTVSEIIGEALQIHNLHPGKGRVDRIAELLTKVGLRPENMGRYPHEFSGGQRQRIGIARALAVDPAFIVADEPTSALDVSIQAQVVNLLQDLQEELGLTVLFIAHDLAVVEYICDRIIVMYLGKIMEIAPSRELNRNPKHPYTEALLSAAPIPDPSIKRQRIILEGDIPSPINPPSGCVFRTRCRYAIAECAQVEPELREITPGHFKACIRDDIL, encoded by the coding sequence ATGACCGTTGCGACCAGAACGCCCGATGTTGCTCACAGAAACCTGAAGGCCCTGCCCGCGATGGGCGACACACTGCTGGAAGTCAACAAGCTCCAGAAGTTCTTCCCGATCCGTGGTGGCCTGCTCTCCAGAGTGGTCGCCAACGTGCAGGCCGTCGACCGCGTGACCTTCAAGCTGAAGCGCGGCGAAGTGGTCGGCGTGGTGGGCGAGTCGGGATCGGGCAAGACCGTGATGGGACGGACCATCCTGCGGCTGCTGGAGCCGACCGGCGGCGAGGTGATCTTCAACGGCACCGACATCACCAAGCTGTCGAAAAACGATCTGCGCGATTACCGCCGCGAAATGCAGGTGATCTTTCAGGACCCGTTTGCGTCGCTCAACCCGCGCATGACCGTCTCCGAGATCATCGGTGAGGCGCTACAGATTCACAATCTGCACCCTGGCAAGGGCCGCGTCGACCGCATTGCAGAGCTGCTGACCAAGGTGGGTCTGCGCCCGGAAAACATGGGCCGTTATCCGCACGAGTTCTCCGGCGGGCAGCGTCAGCGGATCGGGATTGCGCGTGCGCTGGCCGTCGATCCGGCCTTCATCGTGGCCGACGAGCCGACCTCGGCGCTCGACGTGTCGATTCAGGCGCAGGTCGTCAATCTGCTGCAGGACCTTCAGGAAGAGCTGGGCCTGACGGTGCTGTTCATCGCGCACGATCTGGCCGTGGTCGAGTACATCTGCGACCGCATCATCGTGATGTACCTGGGCAAGATCATGGAAATTGCGCCCAGCCGCGAGCTGAACCGCAATCCCAAGCACCCGTATACCGAAGCGCTGCTGTCGGCGGCTCCGATTCCCGATCCGAGCATCAAGCGTCAGCGCATCATTCTGGAAGGCGACATTCCCAGCCCGATCAATCCGCCGAGCGGCTGTGTCTTCCGTACCCGCTGCCGCTACGCCATCGCCGAATGCGCTCAGGTCGAGCCAGAGCTGCGCGAGATCACGCCCGGTCACTTCAAGGCGTGCATCCGCGACGACATTCTGTAA